Proteins from one Pelorhabdus rhamnosifermentans genomic window:
- the lpxK gene encoding tetraacyldisaccharide 4'-kinase, translated as MQFMDEFQQYLYTLVHSKHPSGFDRILLGCLQIFSYIYGLGVMITLVLYRIGLLRQFRLPCLVISLGNITVGGTGKTPTAQKLAALIRDMGYRVAILNRGYRADWQGDIGTVSDGRKLYMTVSEAGDEAYLLAKHVPGAAVVIGKSRSQTGEYAFDKLKADVLILDDGYQHWPLYRDLDIVLIDALNRFGNGYLLPRGTLREPLTNLKRAQAFLLTKVDQSSEGACESIRSVVAKYNQHALIMESVHSPQYFLEIQEWYRGTREKSIPLSQMNGKTVLSFCAIGNPSSFEQTITDMGAVVERGIRYPDHHNYTMLEMQHVMDLAVEQEVNALITTEKDAVKIPSEFIYSDRPLPLYVLGIEVKITCGEQEFMNLVQKLTDEKRKFVL; from the coding sequence ATGCAGTTTATGGATGAATTTCAACAATATTTATATACATTAGTCCATAGCAAGCACCCCAGTGGGTTTGATCGAATTTTATTGGGATGTTTACAAATTTTTTCCTATATATATGGGTTAGGTGTCATGATCACGCTGGTTTTATATCGCATTGGTCTGTTGAGACAGTTTCGGTTGCCCTGTCTTGTCATTAGTTTAGGCAATATTACTGTAGGCGGTACAGGGAAAACGCCTACAGCCCAAAAACTTGCCGCGCTCATTCGTGATATGGGTTATCGTGTTGCCATTTTAAATCGTGGTTATCGGGCCGACTGGCAAGGTGATATTGGGACTGTTTCAGATGGCCGTAAGCTATATATGACTGTCAGCGAAGCCGGGGATGAAGCTTATTTGCTTGCCAAGCATGTACCAGGGGCTGCTGTTGTTATTGGAAAAAGCCGCAGTCAAACTGGAGAATATGCTTTTGATAAACTGAAGGCCGATGTGCTTATATTAGATGATGGTTATCAGCATTGGCCGCTTTATCGCGACCTTGATATTGTACTTATTGACGCGCTCAATCGGTTTGGCAATGGCTACTTATTACCGCGTGGTACGCTGCGGGAACCTCTCACAAACCTTAAGCGTGCCCAGGCTTTTTTGCTGACCAAGGTGGACCAATCATCTGAGGGGGCCTGTGAAAGTATTCGCAGCGTGGTGGCGAAATACAATCAGCATGCGCTCATTATGGAAAGTGTTCATAGTCCCCAATATTTTTTAGAGATTCAGGAATGGTATCGCGGCACACGTGAAAAGAGCATTCCCTTGAGCCAAATGAACGGCAAAACCGTTTTATCCTTTTGCGCGATTGGCAATCCTTCGTCTTTTGAACAGACCATTACGGATATGGGAGCAGTTGTTGAACGGGGAATTCGCTATCCCGATCATCATAATTACACCATGCTGGAAATGCAGCATGTTATGGACCTTGCTGTCGAGCAGGAAGTGAATGCTCTCATTACGACGGAAAAGGATGCTGTCAAGATTCCCTCTGAATTTATTTATTCTGATCGTCCTCTGCCGCTCTATGTTCTTGGTATTGAAGTGAAGATTACTTGCGGTGAACAAGAATTTATGAACTTAGTCCAAAAATTAACGGATGAGAAAAGGAAGTTTGTCTTATGA
- the kdsB gene encoding 3-deoxy-manno-octulosonate cytidylyltransferase: MNTLCIIPARYASTRFPGKPLADIAGKPMIQHVYERACRALLPTDVLVATDSDVILKTVLAFGGQAVMTSANHPTGTDRLAEVASSRPDVDVIVNVQGDEPLIDPQVIDDLAAAFLHDEQLAMATVMTPLTIEEQRDANVVKVVTDLGGYALYFSRSLIPFPRHEARLPVYKHIGLYAYRRDFLLKFASLAPTPLEQTESLEQLRVLEHGYKIKVLLVDRAPVGVDTPEDLERVNQLILGGTL, translated from the coding sequence ATGAATACACTGTGTATTATTCCTGCACGTTATGCCTCCACCCGCTTTCCCGGTAAACCATTGGCTGATATTGCCGGCAAACCCATGATTCAACACGTTTATGAACGAGCTTGCCGCGCGTTACTCCCGACAGATGTTCTTGTGGCAACAGACAGTGACGTGATCTTGAAGACTGTCTTAGCTTTTGGCGGACAAGCTGTTATGACCTCAGCCAATCATCCGACAGGAACAGATCGCTTGGCTGAAGTTGCGTCCTCGCGTCCTGACGTGGATGTCATTGTCAATGTTCAAGGCGATGAACCTCTCATTGATCCCCAGGTTATCGATGACTTAGCAGCTGCCTTCTTGCACGATGAACAGTTAGCCATGGCAACAGTCATGACGCCTTTAACGATTGAGGAGCAGCGCGATGCCAATGTAGTCAAAGTCGTCACTGATCTTGGGGGCTATGCCCTGTATTTTTCCCGGTCTTTGATTCCTTTTCCACGTCATGAAGCGAGGCTTCCCGTATATAAACATATCGGATTGTATGCTTACAGACGGGATTTTTTATTGAAATTTGCCTCGCTGGCACCGACGCCGCTCGAACAAACAGAGTCGCTAGAACAGCTTCGGGTGCTTGAGCATGGCTATAAAATCAAGGTGCTGCTGGTCGATCGTGCGCCTGTTGGTGTCGATACACCGGAAGATTTGGAGCGCGTCAATCAATTAATATTAGGAGGTACATTATGA
- the kdsA gene encoding 3-deoxy-8-phosphooctulonate synthase, whose protein sequence is MNIVKVQDMLIGGKNPLALIAGPCVIEDFDRTLQIGKTIKALTDKLHISYIFKASFDKANRSSMYSFRGPGLTEGLAMLAEIKQQLKVPVVSDIHSIEQVAPAAEVLDMLQIPAFLCRQTDLVYEAAKTQKVINVKKGQFLAPLDMKNVVKKVEEAGNHNLLLTERGVSFGYNNLVADMRSLPLMRSLGYPIVFDGTHSVQLPGGAGTTSGGQSEFVPYLTRAAVAAGVDALFLEVHDHPAEALSDGPNMLDFAQLEALLTDVLAIDEVVRKHK, encoded by the coding sequence ATGAATATTGTCAAAGTACAGGATATGTTGATAGGCGGTAAAAACCCTCTGGCACTTATTGCGGGTCCCTGCGTCATTGAAGATTTTGATCGGACCTTACAGATTGGCAAAACCATTAAGGCCTTAACAGATAAACTTCATATTTCTTATATTTTTAAAGCCTCTTTTGATAAAGCCAATCGTTCCTCCATGTATTCTTTTCGCGGACCGGGACTTACAGAAGGCTTAGCCATGCTGGCTGAAATCAAGCAGCAGCTAAAGGTACCTGTTGTCAGTGATATTCATTCCATTGAACAAGTGGCACCAGCTGCTGAAGTGCTTGACATGCTTCAGATTCCGGCATTTTTATGTCGTCAGACAGACTTAGTTTATGAAGCAGCCAAGACGCAGAAAGTCATTAATGTAAAAAAAGGCCAGTTTTTAGCGCCATTAGATATGAAAAATGTTGTCAAGAAGGTCGAAGAAGCAGGTAATCATAACTTGTTGCTTACCGAACGGGGCGTTAGCTTTGGTTACAATAATCTTGTGGCTGATATGCGTTCTTTGCCTCTCATGCGCTCACTCGGTTATCCTATCGTATTTGATGGAACGCACAGTGTTCAGCTGCCAGGTGGTGCCGGTACGACTTCAGGTGGTCAAAGTGAATTTGTGCCTTATTTGACACGTGCCGCTGTTGCTGCAGGGGTAGACGCGCTCTTTTTAGAGGTTCATGATCATCCGGCTGAAGCACTATCTGATGGACCTAATATGCTTGATTTTGCGCAGCTTGAAGCGCTGCTTACGGATGTGCTAGCCATTGACGAAGTGGTGCGTAAGCACAAATAA
- a CDS encoding KpsF/GutQ family sugar-phosphate isomerase, translating into MLEQAQRALEIEAKAILDLIPRLNGDFTKTVQAILACKGRIIVTGMGKSGHVGRKIAATLASTGTPAFFMHPAEAIHGDLGMVTSADIILALSNSGETSEVLAILPVLKRIGTPIIVLCGNFDSTLGKNADYYLDAAVASEACPLGLAPTASTTAALALGDALAISLLSQRHFTRDDFALFHPGGSLGRKLLLTVADVMHSGEENPLIASDKTVQEALFVMTDKGLGAVNVVAADGKLLGILTDGDIRRRLEKGYEFLKQPVAAFMTQTPQTILVDKLAAYALHQMEQHQPRPVTVLPVVDSENKAIGMIHLTDLLRQGVV; encoded by the coding sequence ATGTTGGAACAGGCTCAAAGGGCGCTCGAAATTGAAGCTAAGGCGATACTTGATCTTATTCCCCGTCTAAACGGGGATTTTACTAAAACCGTTCAGGCTATTTTAGCTTGTAAGGGACGAATCATTGTCACAGGCATGGGAAAATCCGGTCATGTAGGCCGAAAAATTGCGGCTACCTTGGCTTCTACGGGAACACCAGCCTTTTTCATGCATCCCGCCGAAGCTATTCACGGTGATTTAGGCATGGTGACAAGTGCCGATATCATTCTGGCTCTGTCCAATAGTGGTGAGACAAGTGAAGTACTGGCTATTCTGCCTGTACTCAAGCGGATTGGCACGCCTATTATTGTTTTGTGCGGAAACTTTGATTCAACGCTTGGTAAAAATGCCGATTATTATTTAGATGCTGCTGTGGCCAGCGAAGCCTGTCCCTTAGGACTTGCACCTACGGCAAGTACGACGGCAGCGTTGGCTCTCGGGGATGCGCTGGCCATTTCTTTATTGAGCCAGCGCCATTTTACTCGGGATGATTTTGCCCTGTTTCATCCCGGTGGTTCACTAGGACGGAAATTACTGCTTACTGTGGCCGATGTCATGCACAGCGGCGAAGAAAATCCCCTTATTGCCAGCGATAAGACCGTTCAGGAAGCCTTGTTTGTTATGACTGACAAGGGGTTAGGTGCTGTGAATGTTGTCGCTGCCGATGGCAAATTACTGGGCATTTTAACAGATGGTGATATTCGCCGCCGTCTTGAAAAAGGGTATGAATTTTTAAAGCAGCCTGTGGCAGCATTCATGACGCAAACGCCTCAGACTATTCTTGTTGATAAACTGGCGGCTTATGCCTTACACCAGATGGAGCAGCATCAGCCCCGCCCCGTTACGGTCCTTCCAGTTGTTGACAGTGAAAATAAGGCTATTGGTATGATTCACCTTACTGACTTACTCAGGCAAGGAGTGGTATAA
- a CDS encoding KdsC family phosphatase, whose product MTLKTSLSLEERAQSVRMIVFDVDGVLTDGQMFFSRDGEALKAFHVRDGLAISLAQRAGLGVAIITARQSEMVRLRGAELKIGDIYQGSPDKVVSMQALIEKHQLDLSQICYIGDDLNDLPLLINVGLACTVANGAEEVQAVSHFVADKPGGQGAVRQIIEMILKSQGKWEDLVAAYRRPGCIGLCQ is encoded by the coding sequence ATGACATTAAAGACCTCCCTGAGCCTTGAAGAGCGGGCCCAGTCTGTCAGAATGATTGTTTTCGATGTGGATGGCGTGTTAACAGATGGTCAGATGTTTTTCAGTCGTGACGGCGAGGCCCTGAAAGCCTTTCATGTGCGCGATGGTCTGGCCATATCTCTGGCACAGCGCGCGGGTCTCGGCGTGGCCATTATTACAGCACGCCAGAGTGAAATGGTCAGATTACGCGGTGCTGAGTTAAAAATCGGCGATATTTATCAAGGATCGCCGGACAAAGTGGTTTCTATGCAGGCGCTAATTGAGAAACATCAGCTTGATCTCAGTCAAATATGTTATATTGGTGACGACCTCAACGACTTGCCGCTTCTTATCAATGTGGGACTAGCCTGTACAGTAGCGAATGGCGCTGAGGAGGTTCAAGCTGTCAGTCATTTTGTGGCGGACAAACCCGGCGGACAGGGAGCCGTACGACAGATTATCGAAATGATCTTAAAATCACAAGGCAAATGGGAGGATCTCGTTGCGGCTTATCGCCGACCGGGGTGCATCGGTCTTTGCCAGTAA
- a CDS encoding lysophospholipid acyltransferase family protein, with amino-acid sequence MIGSVQYIFYKLLSAWICLFPYSLLLACGRQLGKLYYCVAAKQRKRALRQIQEHLNLSPKAAEQIIRRVFIKLSQTFLEVLYMPRLNKQSVSKYMTVENRPYLEEALAEGKGVILLAAHFGNWEWLGAGLALFGFPLTSFAKRQPNEVYMRILAEHRSQAGIEIFYSKSLDLISAAKALKQGKTLGFISDQDAGPKGIFVDFLGQKASTPAGAAVFAKKFHSPVVPTFIVRRKTGGHQILLGEPFYFEPDDTIQSFTQKLSTITENMIREYPDEWLWFQKRWNTKVPVVGKEGDA; translated from the coding sequence ATGATAGGATCAGTCCAATATATTTTTTACAAACTTCTTAGTGCATGGATCTGCCTTTTTCCTTATTCCCTGCTGCTTGCTTGCGGCAGGCAGCTTGGCAAGCTTTATTACTGCGTCGCAGCCAAGCAGCGAAAACGGGCACTGCGCCAGATTCAGGAGCATTTAAATTTGTCGCCCAAGGCTGCGGAGCAGATCATTAGGCGAGTTTTTATTAAATTAAGCCAGACCTTTTTGGAAGTACTTTATATGCCTCGGTTGAATAAGCAGAGTGTCAGTAAGTATATGACAGTCGAGAACCGTCCGTATCTTGAAGAGGCGCTAGCAGAAGGTAAGGGCGTGATTTTACTTGCCGCTCATTTTGGCAACTGGGAGTGGCTTGGCGCGGGGCTTGCCTTGTTTGGTTTTCCTTTGACAAGCTTTGCCAAGCGTCAGCCCAATGAAGTGTATATGCGCATTCTTGCAGAACATCGTAGTCAAGCTGGAATAGAGATTTTTTACAGTAAGTCCCTTGATCTCATTAGTGCGGCTAAAGCTTTGAAACAGGGAAAGACATTAGGGTTTATCTCAGATCAAGATGCTGGACCCAAGGGGATTTTTGTCGACTTTCTCGGTCAAAAGGCGTCTACTCCCGCTGGAGCAGCTGTTTTTGCTAAAAAATTTCATTCTCCTGTTGTGCCTACCTTTATTGTGCGTCGTAAAACAGGGGGCCATCAAATTTTACTTGGTGAGCCCTTTTATTTTGAACCGGATGATACCATTCAGTCCTTTACACAGAAACTATCGACAATCACTGAGAACATGATCCGCGAATATCCCGATGAATGGCTATGGTTTCAAAAACGCTGGAATACGAAGGTTCCAGTTGTCGGGAAGGAAGGGGACGCCTAA
- the lptC gene encoding LPS export ABC transporter periplasmic protein LptC → MKRQTILMGVAFVLIIGSGLYYFLKEESMASHPQPAQDAAKQQQAALSFEGNKITEEENGRLIWELTAETIEVDSVTQNVTLHKLNGTFYSAAGTTMTITSETGNLDSKTKDVVLTGSVHGTASDGGDFTAAQATWQDETKLFHGTGGVRAVKGGTILTGDVLDGDMMLNKMKVSGHAHIVNKGGQIE, encoded by the coding sequence ATGAAACGGCAAACTATTCTTATGGGCGTTGCTTTTGTTTTGATTATTGGCAGTGGTCTGTACTATTTTCTCAAAGAGGAATCCATGGCGTCCCATCCGCAGCCTGCGCAGGATGCCGCTAAACAGCAGCAAGCAGCACTTTCTTTTGAGGGCAACAAGATTACGGAAGAAGAAAATGGTCGGCTCATCTGGGAACTGACGGCTGAGACTATTGAAGTGGACAGTGTGACACAGAATGTCACCTTGCATAAGTTAAATGGAACATTCTACTCAGCCGCTGGGACGACAATGACGATTACGAGTGAGACAGGCAATCTGGATTCTAAAACCAAGGATGTTGTACTTACGGGTTCTGTTCATGGTACAGCAAGCGACGGTGGCGACTTTACGGCAGCTCAGGCCACATGGCAAGATGAAACCAAGCTATTTCATGGCACAGGCGGAGTTCGGGCTGTCAAAGGCGGTACCATTTTGACGGGCGATGTCCTTGATGGCGATATGATGCTTAATAAAATGAAAGTATCGGGTCATGCCCATATTGTGAATAAAGGAGGTCAGATCGAATGA
- a CDS encoding LptA/OstA family protein, which translates to MTYGKIRTVLCVGMFSVAFVLTGVGVNGSFAAGEGQPIEVSADTINYDAAQGIVDAQGSIVMKQNDAVLTGSSVHYNMKSLEGIVTGGVKAVKADAVLTADKVETHNNTRLVATGAPVLVKGESTLKGSLIDYDSAKQYALVPSDVTLTTAEGTLTTDHLEAFFAEDRAVGEGDVHLVSLTRQIDATSDHIVYYGMQGKGKAVLTGNARAVQEGNVIVGDTLTLNMDSQSADAQGRTKVIIIPKST; encoded by the coding sequence ATGACTTATGGTAAAATAAGAACAGTCCTCTGTGTAGGAATGTTTTCTGTGGCTTTCGTTTTGACTGGCGTTGGGGTAAATGGATCCTTTGCCGCCGGTGAAGGACAGCCCATAGAAGTTTCCGCTGACACCATTAATTACGATGCAGCGCAAGGCATCGTTGATGCGCAGGGCAGTATCGTCATGAAACAAAATGACGCTGTGCTTACAGGCAGTTCCGTTCATTATAATATGAAAAGTTTAGAAGGAATCGTTACTGGGGGGGTTAAAGCCGTCAAGGCCGATGCGGTTCTTACGGCAGACAAGGTAGAAACGCATAACAACACCCGCCTTGTTGCCACAGGCGCTCCGGTCCTTGTCAAGGGCGAAAGCACCCTCAAAGGTTCCCTTATTGATTATGATTCAGCGAAGCAATACGCCTTAGTGCCATCTGATGTGACACTTACGACGGCTGAAGGTACTCTGACAACAGATCATTTAGAAGCTTTTTTTGCTGAAGACCGGGCGGTCGGTGAAGGCGATGTTCATCTCGTTAGTTTGACCCGCCAAATTGATGCTACATCGGATCATATCGTTTATTATGGCATGCAAGGCAAGGGCAAGGCTGTTTTGACAGGCAATGCCAGGGCCGTGCAGGAAGGCAATGTTATTGTGGGAGATACGTTAACACTGAACATGGACAGCCAGTCGGCGGATGCTCAGGGCCGAACTAAAGTCATTATTATTCCGAAGTCAACATAA
- the lptB gene encoding LPS export ABC transporter ATP-binding protein: MYIETNSLVKTYGKRNVVDGVSLRVDQGSIVGLLGPNGAGKTTTFYMIVGLEQPNQGAITVDHEDVTFLPMYKRSRFGIGYLPQEASIFRKLTVEDNLMAILETTPLSSGERRDKQEALLEEFHVAHVRKSFGSELSGGERRRVEIARSLATDPAFILLDEPFAGVDPIAVADIQQIIGYLKERGIGVLITDHNVRETLSIVDKAYILNEGQILISGDSATIADSEIAKKFYLGENFSL, from the coding sequence ATGTATATAGAGACGAATAGCCTTGTAAAAACCTATGGCAAACGTAATGTTGTCGATGGCGTCAGCCTTAGGGTGGATCAAGGCAGTATTGTAGGACTGCTTGGCCCGAATGGCGCAGGCAAAACAACGACTTTTTATATGATTGTCGGTTTGGAACAGCCCAATCAGGGGGCAATTACTGTTGATCATGAAGATGTTACATTTCTCCCGATGTATAAGAGGTCGCGGTTTGGCATTGGCTATCTGCCTCAGGAAGCCTCGATTTTTCGTAAACTGACTGTGGAAGATAATCTGATGGCCATTTTAGAAACAACACCGCTATCAAGCGGGGAGCGCAGAGATAAGCAGGAAGCCTTGCTCGAAGAGTTTCATGTCGCGCATGTGCGGAAAAGCTTTGGTTCAGAGCTTTCCGGAGGAGAGCGGCGACGCGTAGAAATTGCGCGGAGTTTGGCTACAGATCCCGCTTTTATTTTGCTTGACGAACCCTTTGCAGGCGTTGATCCTATTGCGGTGGCAGATATTCAGCAAATCATTGGTTATCTGAAAGAGCGCGGGATTGGTGTACTCATTACCGACCATAATGTGCGGGAAACACTGAGTATCGTTGATAAGGCTTATATTTTAAATGAGGGACAGATACTAATTTCCGGCGATTCAGCGACGATTGCCGATAGTGAGATTGCCAAGAAGTTTTATCTTGGTGAGAACTTCAGCCTGTAG